The Oncorhynchus clarkii lewisi isolate Uvic-CL-2024 chromosome 12, UVic_Ocla_1.0, whole genome shotgun sequence genome segment ACACAGCAAAATACAAGTATTTTAATTAAATACACAGCTAAATACACAGcaaaatacatgtattgtgtagttTATTTGGATACATTGATGTTTGCATTGTTTGGTAGTTCTATTTTGTAATGTACCCATCCTTGCTGACAATACAATTACTattattgattttttttaaaccttttttttttttaactaactTTAATTTACTAACAATATGATCCCAGGAGGCAGGGCCTGTTAGAACAGGAGGCAGGGCCTGTTAGAACAGGAGGCAGGGCCTGTTAGAACAGGAGGCAGGGCCTGTTAGAACAGGAGGCAGGGCCTGTTAGAACAGGAGGCAGGGCCTGTTAGAACAGGAGGCAGGGCCTGTTAGAACAGGAGGCAGGGCCTGTTAGAACCGTGTTTCTCAACTCTTTCTATACCAGGGACCGGACAGAGCTATGATTTATTCTCCTTTAAAACTACGACTGTAGAAAAGACTCAGTAGAgaggtgaaaacacatagaccaAATAATATGTCTAACATTCGTTAATAAAAACGCTTTTGGTAGAAACAGTAGACTGAATGCAGATGTATGGGTTTGGTAGGGGGTTCTTCTGACCAATATTAAGACATTGACTGTATAATAATGACATTATGTTTAACGATGCACTAAAAAGGTCGTCCCGTGATGCGACCCACCTGGACCCTTGCCAGAGATACAACCCAGAAGTGGGTCCCCACAGTTAGGAACCACCAGCATCATGGGGGacataacggtagtccagactctgttatatcacaccagcatcatggaggaacataacggtagtccagactctgttatatcacaccagcatcatgggggaacataacggtagtccagactctgttatatcacaccagcatcatgggggacataacggtagtccagactctgttatatcacaccagcatcatgggggaacataacggtagtccagactctgttatatcacaccagcatcatggagaaacataacggtagtccagactctgttttatcacaccagcatcatgggggaacataacggtagtccagactctgttatatcacaccagcatcatgggggaacataacggtagtccagactctgttatatcacaccagcatcatgggggaacataacggtagtccagactctgttatatcacaccagcatcatgggggacataacggtagtccagactctgttatatcacaccagcatcatgggggacataacggtagtccagactctgttatatcacaccagcatcatgggggacataacggtagtccagactctgttttatcacaccagcatcatgggggaacataacggtagtccagactctgttttatcacaccagcatcatgggggaacataacggtagtccagactctgCTGTTGTGAAATGATGTCTGAGGGAATAaactgttttgttgttgtttgaagtGACCTCTTTGTTGCTGTAATGTCGTTAACAAACATGGCCGTTTCACCGTTCCAGACTTTAACTGTCATTCTTCTTTTATGTGAAAGAACAACAACATTTAACAGTTTTTTAAAACAACCAGTTTTATTTGTCTTTATCTGGCCGAATGTGTACCGGGAAAGGTCCATTCAGTGTTATTGACTTCAAACAGAATCAGCATTGCAATGTCAACCATTTGACTAAATAAACATTATTTACAAACAACGATCAATAACAACAAGATCCGTCGTTTACCACCTAAATGTTTTTGACCTCACATAGGGACAACGAGGAGTTTATTTcaacccaaaaccctggatagagaGGCTCAGTGAATGTGGAGCGGAATGTGTGTaggtgagtgagtgtgtcagaggaggacagagtgtagaaggacagagtgccggccggccagtccagatacactcctactctgttGGACGAGGAGGAGGCAGGTAAGTCAGTTCTCTCCTTATTGTGCCTGGCAGTGTAACCGTAATCAGAGCAGCTCAgactccaggacttgtcattgCATCCAAGCTTACTGTCATCGGCGTTTCCTGTTCTGCCGATTCCTCTGTACGTCATTCCTATGTCATCCCCTCCCCCACTCATCTCTgcctcccagtaacagcgcccagtcagaccctctctacacagcacctgtgGCCAGAACTCAAATCTCCCTGGGCGATCAGGATACGGCTGCTCCTCTTTCCCCCGTGTCACCTTCCTGTTCCCCTCCGACAGAGAGAGGTGTCTGCATGCTGTGTTCgggtccagtgtgagatcacaggCATCTGATAGGGGAATATCAAtattagaaatcatcatcatcagaatGTTAATCATCAAGGCCTTTTattgacattgacctcatcccgtcagttgaggatgcctggtctttctttaaaagtaacttcctcaccattttagataagcatgctccgttcaaaaaatgcagaactaagaacagatatagcccctggttcactccagacctgactgccctcgaccagcacaaaaacatcctgtggcggactgcgctaacatcgaatagtccccgcgatatgcaactgttcagggaagtcaggaaccaatacacacagtcagtcaggaaagctaaagccaacttcttcaggcagaagtttgcatcctgtagctccaactccaaaaagttctgggacactgtgaagtccatggagaacaagagcacctcctcccagctgcccactgcactgagactaggtaacatggtcaccaccaataaatccatgattatcgaaaacttcaacaagcatttctcaacggctggccatgccttccgcctggctactccaacctcggacaacagaccccccccccccccccacggctactctcccaagcctctccaggttctcctttacccaaatccagatagcagatgtcctgaaagagctgcaaaacctggacccgtacaaatcagctgggctggacaatctggaccctctattcctgaaactatccgccgccattgtcgcaacccctattaccagcctgttcaacctctctttcatatcgtctgagatccccaaggattggaaagctgccgcagtcatccccctcttcaaagggggcgacaccctggacccaaactgttacagacctatatccatcctgccctgcctatctaaggtcttcgaaagccaagtcaacaaacaggtcactgaccatcttgaatcccaccgtaccttctccgctgtgcaatctggtttccgagccggtcacgggtgtacctcagccacgctcaaggtactaaacgatatcataaccgccatcgataaaagacagtactgtgcagccgtcttcatagaccttgccaaggctttcgactctgtcaatcaccgtattcttatcggcagactcagtagcctcggtttttcggatgactgccttgcctggttcaccaattactttgcagacagagttcagtgtgtcaaatcggagggcatgctgtccggtcctctggcagtctctatgggggtgccacagggttcaattctcgggccgactcttttctctgtatatatcaatgatgtttctcatgctgcgggcgattccctgatccacctctacgcagacgacaccattctatatacttccggcccgtccttggacactgtgctatctaacctccaaacgagcttcaatgccatacagcactccttccgtggcctccaactgctcttaaacgctagtaaaaccaaatgcatgcttttcaaccgttcgctgcctgcacccgcacgcctgaccagcatcaccaccctggatggttccgaccttgaatatgtggacatctataagtacctaggtgtctggctagactctaaactctccttccagacccatatcaaacatctccaatcgaaaatcaaatcaagagtcggctttctattccgcaacaaagcctccttcactcacgccgccaaacttaccctagtaaaactgactatcctaccgatcctcgacttcggcgacgtcatctacaaaattgcttccaacactctactcagcaaactggatgcagtttatcacagtgccatccgttttgtcactaaagcaccttataccacccaccactgcgacttgtatgctctagtcggctggccctcgctacatattcgtcgccagacccactggctccaggtcatctacaagtccatgctaggtaaagctccgccttatctcagttcactggttacgatggcaacacccatccgtagcacgcgctccagcaggtgtatctcactgatcatccctaaagccaacacctcatttggccgcctttcgttccagttctctgctgcctgtgactggaacgaattgcaaaaatcgctgaagttggagacttttatctccctcaccaacttcaaacatctgctatctgagcagctaaccgatcgctgcagctgtacatagtctattggtaaatagcccacccattttcacctacctcatccccatactgtttttatttatttatttttatttttctgctcttttgcacaccaatatctctacctgtacataaccatctgatcatttatcactccagtgttaatctgcataattgtaattatttgcctaccttctcatgccttttgcacacaatgtatatatagactccccttttttctactgtgttattgacttgttaattgtttactccatgtgtaactctgtgttgtctgttcacactgctatgccttatcttggccaggtcgcagttgcaaatgagaacttgttctcaactagcctacctggttaaataaaggtgaaataaaaaaataaaaattatgaGGAGCATTGACTCATTGATTAAAACGTCTAACTAACAGACGGCGCTGGATGGAATTAAATAATGAAATGATGATTAATTGTTGAGTATATCGACTATGAACTGTACTGACACAATAAAAAGTAGTtaaaaataagagagagagagagtacttgtAAATAATGTGTTTTTTAGTATTTCATTTATCGTCTTTTTCATCTACATTTGTCTGTATTTTATATGACCATTTGTATGTAAGCCTGTACAATATATCCctctgggcaaaaactggttgaatcaacattgtttccatgtcatttcaacaacaaacaaGTACATGTGAggacgttgaatcaacgttgaatcaacgttgaaaactgactggatttgggaacttttaacctaaatccactGACAGGGTGACAATTCTTCGTTGATTTCACGTGGAATTCAGGTTAGTCGATAACTTAACCGAACgtcaatcaaaactagacgttgaactgatgtctgtgcccagtgggtctgATTCTACTTCCTTAAGATGGCGGCTCATATTTCATCTGACCACGTAGGTCAAACAGTTGAGTAATATGACTCTGAGGTTATGCTATTTCCTGTCTCATCACCAGTAACACATTTCACATTTTCTTCACAGCAGTCAACACTTACATTTTTTCAGCAGCCAGTACTCTCCACGGTGGTCAACACTGCACAGGAAGCAGAACAGTGACTCAGTAAAAgacacacataaccacacactcacacaaccacacactcacaaaccacacactcacacacaaatatTGTTTATTGGATATTAAATACAGGGGCtaaactttggttttagaagtgggggtgacatatatatatatatatttccagttggataaacactccaaacagcctacctgaTCACATGGAGgcgtccacatggtcctaaagcacaccgttgcctcgttttgtataAAACTGGGGGGCGGGGGTGGTGGATGTGGTGCCCCTGATTAAATAGTTATAACTAACCCAGGAAACCTGAACCAAAATTGTCCAATTGACACAAACTTCACAAACACTctctacatacttgagtttctccagtctccagtgtggatcctccagtccagcagagagctgcttcactcctgagtctcctgggatattgtagctcaggtccagctctctcaggtagGAGGGGTTGGACCTCAGAGCTGaggccagagaagcacagcctttcTTTGTGATCAGACAGCGTGACAACCTGCAGAGTTTATCACATATTtacaccctctagtggtgaaaagggaacctatttacaccctctagtggtgaaaaggtaacatatttacaccctctagtggtgaaaagggaacatatttacaccctctagtggtgaaaaggttacatatttacaccctctagtggtgaaaagggaacatatttacaccctctagtggtgaaaagggAACATATTTACACCCTCTAGTGCTGAAAAGGGAACATATTtacaccctctagtggtgaaaagggaacatatttacaccctctagtggtgaaaagggaacatatttacaccctctagtggtgaaaagggaacatatttacaccctctagtggtgaaaagggaacatatttacaccctctagtggtgaaaagggaacatagttacaccctctagtggtgaaaagggaacatatttacaccctctagtggtgaaaagggaacacatttacaccctctagtggtgaaaagggAACATATTTACATcctctagtggtgaaaaggggacatatttacaccctctagtggtgaaaaggggacatatttacaccctctagtggtgaaaaggtaacatatttacaccctctagtggtgaaaagggAACACATTTACACTAGTGGTGAAAAGGTTACATATTtacaccctctagtggtgaaaagggaacacatttacaccctctagtggtgaaaaggggacatatttacaccctctagtggtgaaaagggaacatatttacaccctctagtggtgaaaagggaacacatttacaccctctagtggtgaaaaggggacatatttacaccctctagtggtgaaaaggTTACATATTTACATcctctagtggtgaaaagggaacatatttacaccctctagtggtgaaaaggggacatatttacaccctctagtggtgaaaaggtaacatatttacaccctctagtggtgaaaagggAACACATTTACACTAGTGGTGAAAAGGTTACCTATTtacaccctctagtggtgaaaagggaacacatttacaccctctagtggtgaaaaggggacatatttacaccctctagtggtgaaaaggtaacatatttacaccctctagtggtgaaaagggaacatatttacaccctctagtggtgaaaagggaacatatttacaccctctagtggtgaaaagggaacatatttacaccctctagtggtgaaaatGGAACCTATTtacaccctctagtggtgaaaagggaacatatttacaccctctagtggtgaaaagggaacctatttacaccctctagtggtgaaaaggttacatatttacaccctctagtggtgaaaagggaacatatttacaccctctagtggtgaaaagggaacctatttacaccctctagtggtgaaaagggaacatatttacaccctctagtggtgaaaagggaacacatttacaccctctagtggtgaaaagggaacacatttacaccctctagtggtgaaaagggaacatatttacaccctctagtggtgaaaagggaacacatttacaccctctagtggtgaaaagggGAAATGGCAGGTGTGTGTCTTCCTCAAACTCAACAGACATTCGCATTAAAAAAATTACCAGATTAAAATAATATTACAATCACATAATTATATAACTAAAAACATTTGACTTCAGGAAGTAAAGCATCTTGAAAATAAATAATATCAATAGATTGTGTAAGTCTTCCTCTTCCAAACATGAATCTGCAGTTCGGTAACTATGACATTTAAAATTCAGCTGATTACTCtgatattatttatttaactaggcaagtcagttaagaacaaattcttatttacaatgacagcctactaaTTGTTCTCTGTAAATACCTATAGAACTATCCCCTTTAGtgaactaatacagactactgacctcagtgtctccagtttacagtggggattctccagtccagcagagagcagcttcactcctgaatcctgcaggttgttgtcactcaggtccagctctctcaggtttGAGGAGGTTGAGTTGAAAGCTGAGGCCAAGGCTTCACAGCATTTCTCAGTGAGGTTACACCCATTAAGCCTTTGAAAAGTAAAGCACAATGGAAATTAATTTAGAcaactgtgtgtactgtgtacagtacatgtagcagAATATTTGAGAATCAATCATTAATAAGTAATATGCTAGTGTATATTCTAactgacacacctactcattcaagggtttctctttattttttaaaatgttctacgttgtagaatattagtgaagacatcaaaactatgaaatgacacatgtggaaatctgtcttttggtctgatgagttcaattTTGAGATTTTTTTCCAACtgacgtgtctttgtgagacgcagagtaggtgaacggatgatctccgcatgtgtgattccgactgtgaagcatggaggaggaggtgtgatggtattttgctggtgacgctgtctgtgatttatttaggattcaaggcacacttaaccagcatggctaccacagccttctgcagcgaaacggcatcccatctggtttgcacatagcgggactatcatttgtttctcaacaggacaatgaaccaaaacacacctccaggctgtgtaaggcctatttgaccaaggagagtgatgaagttgcccatcagatgacctggcctccacaatcacccgacctcaactcaattgagatggtttgggatgagatggaccgcggagtgaaggaaagcagccaaacagtgctcagcatatgtgggaactccttcaagacagttggaaaagcattccttatgaagctggttgagagaatgccaagagtgtgcaaagctgtcatcaaggcaaagggtggctactttgaaaaatataaaatatattttgatttgtttaacacttttttggttactacatgatcccatgtgtgttatttcatagtttttatgtctttactattattctacaatgtagaaaaaaatgtttttaaaaataaagaaaaaccctttaatgagtaggtgtgtccaaactattgacccgtactgtatatatacttttttaacGTGTATTTACAGAACAGTtctggaggctttgaccactggcagcagcctcagaagaccttcctctgatctggagtatttcttcaggtcaaacacatccagctcctcttctgaagtcagcaacacaaagaccagagctgaccactgtgcaggtgaCAGGTTGGTTTTGGACAGATTTCCTGAATGCAGGTATctttggatctcctccactagagaatggtcattcagttcattcaggcagtggaacagattgatgcaCCTCTCTGAAGATGGAGTGTTCCTGATCTTCTTCTTGATGTACTTGACTGTTTCCTCATGGCCCCGTGAGCTGCTTCTGGTGCTTCTCGTCTGTGTCAGTAGGCCGTGTAAGTgagtctgattggactccagtgagaggcccagaaggaaACGGAGGAACAGGTCCAGGTGTCCATTCTCACTCTGTAAGGCTTTATCCACTGCAGTCGTGTGGAAGGTGATGGCAGGATTCAACTTCACTAGACATTTTCTGATGAAGGATTGGTCTTCGGTCATCGGGTTGACATTGCTGTTGTTGAAGGAGAGGAAAACATATAACgcagccagaaactcctgaaCGCTCAGATGCACAAAGCAGTACACCTTGTCCTGGAACGGCCCATAGTCCTGTCTAAAGAGCTGCGTACACACTCCTGAGTTCACTGAGGCTTCAGTGACATCAATGCCATACTTTTTCAGGTCTGCCTCATAGAAAATGAGGTTGCCATTTTCCAGCTGGTTAAAAGCAAGTTTCCCCAGTGCCATGAAGCTCTCTTTATCCCTGCGTGGATCTCGCTCACCTTTCTTGTGATATTTATCATTCATCTGTTTGGTCTGAAATATCAGTAACCCAATAAATAATTGAGTCAGAGTCTTGGGCATCTCTTCATTCTTATCTGAACTCAACACATGCTCCAGAACTGCAGCTAAGATCCAACAGAAGACCggaatgtggcacatgatgtggaggctccttgatgtctttatgtgtgagatAATTCTGTTGGCCAGGTCCACATCACTGAATGTCTTCCTGAAAtactcctccttctgtgggtcattgaaccctcgtacctctgtcacctggtcaacacacTCAGGAGGGATGTGATTGGTTGCTGCAGGTCTGGAggttatccagaggagagcagagggaagcagattcCCATTGATGAGATTTGTCAGCAGCACGTCCACTGAGGTTGGCTCTGTGACATCGCACCAGCTCTTACCGGTCTCGTAGTCGAGGGTCAGtcggcactcatccagaccatcaagGACAAATATAACTTTGTACTTGCTTTCATTGCGGTTTCCTGGTTTTTGCAATTTTGTTAAAATGTGATTCAAAAAGTCCCTCTCAATCACTCTAGTCTCTAAGACACATTGATGTAGAAGTTCTACAAATCTGTACTTTTCCCCCCTCACCAAATTCAGCTCCCGAAAAGGGAGTGAAATTACGAATTGGACATCCAGATTGGCTTTCCCTTCAGCCCAAtccagaatgaacttctgcacagaaactgtttttccaatgccagcgactccctttgtcagcacagttctgatagGTTTGTCTTGTCCAGAGGATTGTTTGAAGATGTCATTGCAGAGGATTTTAGCCTCTGGTCTTGCTGGATTCTTGGACGTGATCTCGATCTGTCTCACCTCATGTTCCTGATTGACCTCTCCACttccaccctctgtgatgtagagctctgtgtagatctCATTGAGAAGTTGTTTATGGCCCTGCTTTGGTACCCCGTTGAAAACATGCTGAAACTTCTGTTTTACTTCCAGTTTATATTCATGTTGGAACTTCTCACCATCTTCCTCTGAAGGACCTGACGATGGACAATGGTTATAGAATAGTTAGCAAGCATGCGTTGTTCTCTAGACGCTCAACAGTACAcaataaacaaatatatacacattttttattttacaatatatctggttattggagaaaaaaaaatctaagcaCATGAAATTAATGCACATTTAAAAGAAAAATTATCATTTTACCAGTTTGTCAATCACAAACATACAAATACTGTATAACTTatttaagaaaatatatataatttacatttcaacaatacaatagaatatatatatatatttgctcaAAACCTTATAGACACAAGAATTCTGAATTACCTAATGGACAGTCTCTGTTTAGCTTCTCAGCGAGATCGTTACGGCTAATCTTCTTCAGGATGTCCAGTGTGATCTGCACAGCCACATTCCCCCTGTAGTTCTGCACCATCTGATCCACTATGTCCAGTCGGCCAGATGTCTCCATCCGGCCCTTTGGAATGTGAAGGAAGCCATCCAGCTGGTTTTCTGTAGTTAGATGCCACTTAAATCTCTTCAGCTCGTCAGAGCCGAGATCATCCAGAACGGCCAGGAGACGCTCTTTCACAGATATGGCCATTGTAGGTCAGTGGAGCCTGTTAAACAGCAGAGGGGGCCATTATAGGTCAGTGGAGACTGTTAAACAACAGATGGGGCCATTAtagagactgttaaacagcagatGGGGCCATTATAGGTCAGTGGAGACTGTTAAACAACAGATGGGGTCATTGTAGGTCAGtggagactgttaaacagcagatGGGGCCATTAtagagactgttaaacagcagatGGGGCCATTATAGGTCAGTGGAGACTGTTAAACAACAGATGGGGTCATTGTAGGTCAGtggagactgttaaacagcagatGGGGCCATTATAGAGACTGTTAAACAACAGATGGGGCCATTGTAGGTCAGTGGAGACTGTTAAACAACAGATGGGGTCATTGTAGGTCAGtggagactgttaaacagcagatGGGGCCATTAtagagactgttaaacagcagatGGGGCCATTATAGGTCAGtggagactgttaaacagcagatGGGGCCATTATAGGTCAGTGGAGACTGTTAAACAACAGATGGGGTCATTGTAGGTCAGtggagactgttaaacagcagatGGGGCCATTAtagagactgttaaacagcagatggggccattgtaggtcagtggagactgttaaacagcagatGGGGTCATTGTAGGTCAGTGGAGACTGTTAAACAGATGGGGCCATTGTAGGTCAGtggagactgttaaacagcagatGGGGCCATTAtatagactgttaaacagcagatGGGGCCATTAtatagactgttaaacagcagatggggccattgtaggtcagtggagactgttaaacagcagatGGGGCCATTAtagagactgttaaacagcagatggggccattgtaggtcagtggagactgttaaacagcagatGGGGTCATTGTAGGTCAGTGGAGACTGTTAAACAGATGGGGCCATTGTAGGTCAGtggagactgttaaacagcagatGGGGCCATTAtatagactgttaaacagcagatGGGGCCATTAtagagactgttaaacagcagatggggccattgtaggtcagtggagactgttaaacagcagacGGGGCCATTAtatagactgttaaacagcagatggggccattgtaggtcagtggagactgttaaacagcagatGGGGCCATTATAGAGACGGTTAAACAGCAGATGGGGCCATTGTAGGTCAGTGGAGACTGTTAAACAACAAAGCATGTAGCGTCATAATCTACAAGCCCCGACATCTGCACTATTGTGAGAAATACATGTACATCATG includes the following:
- the LOC139422357 gene encoding NLR family CARD domain-containing protein 3-like; this translates as MAISVKERLLAVLDDLGSDELKRFKWHLTTENQLDGFLHIPKGRMETSGRLDIVDQMVQNYRGNVAVQITLDILKKISRNDLAEKLNRDCPLGPSEEDGEKFQHEYKLEVKQKFQHVFNGVPKQGHKQLLNEIYTELYITEGGSGEVNQEHEVRQIEITSKNPARPEAKILCNDIFKQSSGQDKPIRTVLTKGVAGIGKTVSVQKFILDWAEGKANLDVQFVISLPFRELNLVRGEKYRFVELLHQCVLETRVIERDFLNHILTKLQKPGNRNESKYKVIFVLDGLDECRLTLDYETGKSWCDVTEPTSVDVLLTNLINGNLLPSALLWITSRPAATNHIPPECVDQVTEVRGFNDPQKEEYFRKTFSDVDLANRIISHIKTSRSLHIMCHIPVFCWILAAVLEHVLSSDKNEEMPKTLTQLFIGLLIFQTKQMNDKYHKKGERDPRRDKESFMALGKLAFNQLENGNLIFYEADLKKYGIDVTEASVNSGVCTQLFRQDYGPFQDKVYCFVHLSVQEFLAALYVFLSFNNSNVNPMTEDQSFIRKCLVKLNPAITFHTTAVDKALQSENGHLDLFLRFLLGLSLESNQTHLHGLLTQTRSTRSSSRGHEETVKYIKKKIRNTPSSERCINLFHCLNELNDHSLVEEIQRYLHSGNLSKTNLSPAQWSALVFVLLTSEEELDVFDLKKYSRSEEGLLRLLPVVKASRTVLLNGCNLTEKCCEALASAFNSTSSNLRELDLSDNNLQDSGVKLLSAGLENPHCKLETLRLSRCLITKKGCASLASALRSNPSYLRELDLSYNIPGDSGVKQLSAGLEDPHWRLEKLNVDHRGEYWLLKKYACDLTLDPNTACRHLSLSEGNRKVTRGKEEQPYPDRPGRFEFWPQVLCREGLTGRCYWEAEMSGGGDDIGMTYRGIGRTGNADDSKLGCNDKSWSLSCSDYGYTARHNKERTDLPASSSSNRVGVYLDWPAGTLSFYTLSSSDTLTHLHTFRSTFTEPLYPGFWVEINSSLSLCEVKNI